In Triticum aestivum cultivar Chinese Spring chromosome 5B, IWGSC CS RefSeq v2.1, whole genome shotgun sequence, the following proteins share a genomic window:
- the LOC123113504 gene encoding putative receptor-like protein kinase At4g00960 isoform X1 produces the protein MAPKRPLGAALTEEEAALWWSPMKRSRMKRSPRFRLKRTVLVVMWLMSRPSGTARKRREIKRPWRWLAQVVCPWWSMLDASSEPTFVPLDYLREITDDFSEERKLGSGSFGEVYLGVDQDGQKIAVKRIYEMAGVDDGQFQNEFTNLARLKHRNIVRLVGYCNHIQEVPAMYEGKFVLAEKIHRALCLEYMSNGSLEKYISDECNKYDWRTGYGIIKGICQGLKCLHMEVKPPIYHLDLKPANVLLDENMVPRLADFGISRLFGDERTRATKSILGTQGYLPPEYIHNNLISSKFDIFSLGVVIIKIMSGRAGYSKITDMSPQEFTNLVQEKWTKRLHETSSLMKAYSKQVKTCIQIGLMCVNDDRHKRPSIQDIVNRLNETETECTYAARKDGSLIYQIREDDSITSMGASLTGQQNGHFSFSITDAPGTYPVSDVAGTTPGGVSLGISSPNHVPVDMSSEPPSDEFDATDQGIAPANNGTRFSIPMEKCQIPTINLMIMNMMVATSD, from the exons ATGGCGCCCAAGCGGCCACTCGGCGCCGCCCTGACGGAGGAGGAGGCTGCGCTGTGGTGGTCCCCGATGAAGCGGTCCCGGATGAAGCGGTCCCCGAGGTTTCGGCTAAAGCGGACGGTGCTCGTCGTGATGTGGCT CATGTCCAGGCCCAGCGGGACGGCTAggaaaagaagagaaataaaacGGCCGTGGCGCTGGCTTGCTCAGGTGGTTTGTCCGTGGTGGAGCATGCTCGACGCAAGTTCGGAGCCAACGTTTGTGCCACTCGATTATTTACGAGAAATTACAGATGATTTCTCCGAGGAGCGGAAGCTTGGTAGCGGTTCGTTTGGAGAGGTTTACTTG GGAGTGGATCAAGATGGGCAAAAGATTGCTGTGAAGAGAATCTATGAGATGGCAGGTGTTGATGATGGGCAATTTCAGAATGAGTTTACAAACCTTGCAAGGCTCAAGCACCGGAATATTGTGCGGTTAGTTGGTTATTGCAACCATATTCAGGAAGTACCAGCAATGTACGAAGGAAAATTTGTTCTTGCTGAAAAGATACATAGGGCGCTCTGCTTAGAGTATATGTCTAATGGAAGCCTTGAAAAGTATATTTCTG ATGAATGTAATAAATATGATTGGCGCACAGGCTACGGAATAATTAAGGGGATTTGCCAGGGTTTGAAATGCCTCCACATGGAAGTAAAGCCACCTATTTATCATTTGGATTTAAAGCCAGCCAATGTATTGCTGGATGAGAACATGGTTCCCAGACTTGCAGATTTTGGGATATCAAGGCTCTTTGGAGATGAACGAACGCGAGCTACAAAAAGTATTTTAGGAACGCA AGGGTACTTACCGCCGGAATACATACACAACAATTTGATCTCAAGTAAGTTTGACATATTCAGCCTTGGTGTTGTAATCATAAAGATAATGTCAGGACGGGCGGGCTACTCAAAAATTACTGACATGTCTCCCCAGGAATTCACTAATCTT GTACAGGAAAAATGGACAAAAAGGCTACATGAAACATCGAGTCTGATGAAGGCATATTCCAAGCAAGTGAAGACGTGTATTCAAATAGGTTTAATGTGTGTGAACGATGATCGACATAAAAGGCCATCTATACAGGATATTGTCAATAGACTGAATGAGACAGAAACTGAGTGTACCTATGCGGCAAGAAAGGACGGGTCGTTGATTTACCAG ATTCGAGAGGATGACTCAATCACATCCATGGGTGCAAGTCTAACTGGCCAACAGAATGGACACTTCAGCTTCTCGATAACTGATGCACCTGGTACTTATCCTGTATCAG ATGTTGCTGGGACTACCCCAGGTGGAGTTAGTCTGGGAATCTCTTCACCTAACCATGTTCCGGTTGACATGTCCAGTGAGCCTCCTTCAGATGAA TTTGATGCGACAGACCAGGGCATTGCACCAGCTAACAACGGTACGCGATTTTCAATACCCATG GAGAAGTGCCAAATTCCAACAATCAACCTCATGATTATGAACATGATGGTGGCAACCAGTGATTAA
- the LOC123113504 gene encoding putative receptor-like protein kinase At4g00960 isoform X7, with product MAPKRPLGAALTEEEAALWWSPMKRSRMKRSPRFRLKRTVLVVMWLMSRPSGTARKRREIKRPWRWLAQVVCPWWSMLDASSEPTFVPLDYLREITDDFSEERKLGSGSFGEVYLGVDQDGQKIAVKRIYEMAGVDDGQFQNEFTNLARLKHRNIVRLVGYCNHIQEVPAMYEGKFVLAEKIHRALCLEYMSNGSLEKYISDECNKYDWRTGYGIIKGICQGLKCLHMEVKPPIYHLDLKPANVLLDENMVPRLADFGISRLFGDERTRATKSILGTQGYLPPEYIHNNLISSKFDIFSLGVVIIKIMSGRAGYSKITDMSPQEFTNLVQEKWTKRLHETSSLMKAYSKQVKTCIQIGLMCVNDDRHKRPSIQDIVNRLNETETECTYAARKDGSLIYQMLLGLPQVELVWESLHLTMFRLTCPVSLLQMNLMRQTRALHQLTTVRDFQYPWYL from the exons ATGGCGCCCAAGCGGCCACTCGGCGCCGCCCTGACGGAGGAGGAGGCTGCGCTGTGGTGGTCCCCGATGAAGCGGTCCCGGATGAAGCGGTCCCCGAGGTTTCGGCTAAAGCGGACGGTGCTCGTCGTGATGTGGCT CATGTCCAGGCCCAGCGGGACGGCTAggaaaagaagagaaataaaacGGCCGTGGCGCTGGCTTGCTCAGGTGGTTTGTCCGTGGTGGAGCATGCTCGACGCAAGTTCGGAGCCAACGTTTGTGCCACTCGATTATTTACGAGAAATTACAGATGATTTCTCCGAGGAGCGGAAGCTTGGTAGCGGTTCGTTTGGAGAGGTTTACTTG GGAGTGGATCAAGATGGGCAAAAGATTGCTGTGAAGAGAATCTATGAGATGGCAGGTGTTGATGATGGGCAATTTCAGAATGAGTTTACAAACCTTGCAAGGCTCAAGCACCGGAATATTGTGCGGTTAGTTGGTTATTGCAACCATATTCAGGAAGTACCAGCAATGTACGAAGGAAAATTTGTTCTTGCTGAAAAGATACATAGGGCGCTCTGCTTAGAGTATATGTCTAATGGAAGCCTTGAAAAGTATATTTCTG ATGAATGTAATAAATATGATTGGCGCACAGGCTACGGAATAATTAAGGGGATTTGCCAGGGTTTGAAATGCCTCCACATGGAAGTAAAGCCACCTATTTATCATTTGGATTTAAAGCCAGCCAATGTATTGCTGGATGAGAACATGGTTCCCAGACTTGCAGATTTTGGGATATCAAGGCTCTTTGGAGATGAACGAACGCGAGCTACAAAAAGTATTTTAGGAACGCA AGGGTACTTACCGCCGGAATACATACACAACAATTTGATCTCAAGTAAGTTTGACATATTCAGCCTTGGTGTTGTAATCATAAAGATAATGTCAGGACGGGCGGGCTACTCAAAAATTACTGACATGTCTCCCCAGGAATTCACTAATCTT GTACAGGAAAAATGGACAAAAAGGCTACATGAAACATCGAGTCTGATGAAGGCATATTCCAAGCAAGTGAAGACGTGTATTCAAATAGGTTTAATGTGTGTGAACGATGATCGACATAAAAGGCCATCTATACAGGATATTGTCAATAGACTGAATGAGACAGAAACTGAGTGTACCTATGCGGCAAGAAAGGACGGGTCGTTGATTTACCAG ATGTTGCTGGGACTACCCCAGGTGGAGTTAGTCTGGGAATCTCTTCACCTAACCATGTTCCGGTTGACATGTCCAGTGAGCCTCCTTCAGATGAA TTTGATGCGACAGACCAGGGCATTGCACCAGCTAACAACGGTACGCGATTTTCAATACCCATGGTACTTGTGA
- the LOC123113504 gene encoding putative receptor-like protein kinase At4g00960 isoform X8, which yields MAPKRPLGAALTEEEAALWWSPMKRSRMKRSPRFRLKRTVLVVMWLMSRPSGTARKRREIKRPWRWLAQVVCPWWSMLDASSEPTFVPLDYLREITDDFSEERKLGSGSFGEVYLGVDQDGQKIAVKRIYEMAGVDDGQFQNEFTNLARLKHRNIVRLVGYCNHIQEVPAMYEGKFVLAEKIHRALCLEYMSNGSLEKYISDECNKYDWRTGYGIIKGICQGLKCLHMEVKPPIYHLDLKPANVLLDENMVPRLADFGISRLFGDERTRATKSILGTQGYLPPEYIHNNLISSKFDIFSLGVVIIKIMSGRAGYSKITDMSPQEFTNLVQEKWTKRLHETSSLMKAYSKQVKTCIQIGLMCVNDDRHKRPSIQDIVNRLNETETECTYAARKDGSLIYQFDATDQGIAPANNGTRFSIPMEKCQIPTINLMIMNMMVATSD from the exons ATGGCGCCCAAGCGGCCACTCGGCGCCGCCCTGACGGAGGAGGAGGCTGCGCTGTGGTGGTCCCCGATGAAGCGGTCCCGGATGAAGCGGTCCCCGAGGTTTCGGCTAAAGCGGACGGTGCTCGTCGTGATGTGGCT CATGTCCAGGCCCAGCGGGACGGCTAggaaaagaagagaaataaaacGGCCGTGGCGCTGGCTTGCTCAGGTGGTTTGTCCGTGGTGGAGCATGCTCGACGCAAGTTCGGAGCCAACGTTTGTGCCACTCGATTATTTACGAGAAATTACAGATGATTTCTCCGAGGAGCGGAAGCTTGGTAGCGGTTCGTTTGGAGAGGTTTACTTG GGAGTGGATCAAGATGGGCAAAAGATTGCTGTGAAGAGAATCTATGAGATGGCAGGTGTTGATGATGGGCAATTTCAGAATGAGTTTACAAACCTTGCAAGGCTCAAGCACCGGAATATTGTGCGGTTAGTTGGTTATTGCAACCATATTCAGGAAGTACCAGCAATGTACGAAGGAAAATTTGTTCTTGCTGAAAAGATACATAGGGCGCTCTGCTTAGAGTATATGTCTAATGGAAGCCTTGAAAAGTATATTTCTG ATGAATGTAATAAATATGATTGGCGCACAGGCTACGGAATAATTAAGGGGATTTGCCAGGGTTTGAAATGCCTCCACATGGAAGTAAAGCCACCTATTTATCATTTGGATTTAAAGCCAGCCAATGTATTGCTGGATGAGAACATGGTTCCCAGACTTGCAGATTTTGGGATATCAAGGCTCTTTGGAGATGAACGAACGCGAGCTACAAAAAGTATTTTAGGAACGCA AGGGTACTTACCGCCGGAATACATACACAACAATTTGATCTCAAGTAAGTTTGACATATTCAGCCTTGGTGTTGTAATCATAAAGATAATGTCAGGACGGGCGGGCTACTCAAAAATTACTGACATGTCTCCCCAGGAATTCACTAATCTT GTACAGGAAAAATGGACAAAAAGGCTACATGAAACATCGAGTCTGATGAAGGCATATTCCAAGCAAGTGAAGACGTGTATTCAAATAGGTTTAATGTGTGTGAACGATGATCGACATAAAAGGCCATCTATACAGGATATTGTCAATAGACTGAATGAGACAGAAACTGAGTGTACCTATGCGGCAAGAAAGGACGGGTCGTTGATTTACCAG TTTGATGCGACAGACCAGGGCATTGCACCAGCTAACAACGGTACGCGATTTTCAATACCCATG GAGAAGTGCCAAATTCCAACAATCAACCTCATGATTATGAACATGATGGTGGCAACCAGTGATTAA